A genomic segment from Candidatus Methylomirabilis lanthanidiphila encodes:
- the zapA gene encoding Cell division protein ZapA, which produces MSPVREKRMEQLVSVVIRGEQYTIRAAEDPSYVREVAAYVDAKLDGVVKRSQSLPPTKAIVLASLDIADELFKAETERERFERLIATKLGTLSELLRAAIGEGASGSHGVDQESEVSGV; this is translated from the coding sequence TTGAGTCCGGTGCGTGAGAAGCGTATGGAGCAACTGGTCAGTGTCGTAATCCGTGGGGAACAATACACGATCCGGGCAGCCGAAGATCCATCGTACGTCCGGGAGGTCGCAGCGTATGTCGATGCGAAATTGGATGGGGTCGTAAAGAGATCGCAGTCGCTGCCGCCCACCAAGGCCATTGTATTGGCCTCGCTCGATATTGCGGATGAGCTGTTTAAAGCAGAGACGGAGCGGGAGCGGTTCGAGAGATTGATCGCGACGAAGCTGGGTACACTATCGGAGCTGTTGAGAGCCGCCATTGGAGAAGGCGCAAGCGGTTCTCATGGCGTTGATCAGGAGTCGGAAGTCAGTGGCGTATAG